A window of Streptomyces sp. NBC_01224 genomic DNA:
GTCGCTCCGGGCACCACCGTGTCGATCCGGAGCTTGAAGGCGAAGGAGCGCTCCGTGTTCTCCAGCACCCAGTACGGCAGCGCGCAATCGTAGCGCGGGGCGCCCGTGCGGTTCGGGTAGTAGCCGCCGGAGAGGGTTCGCGGGCCGCAGCCCTCCGGCACGCCCGTGACCGTGGTGCCAGGCGGAACGATCAGCCGGACTGCGGCGACCGGGTCCCCGGAGCTCAGGTTGCCCAGCCAGCCGGGCCCGTTGTTCCTGAAGGTGAGCGACGCGGTGACCGTCTCGCCCGCGGCGCCCGTGACCGCCCCGCCGTTCACCGAGAAGTCGGCGGTGTTGTCAGCGCCGATCTGCAGCGCCACATAGTCGTCGTAGCCCCCCAGGTCGGTCGCGCCGACTGGCTGCGCCCAGATGTCCACCCGCTCCTGCAGCGCGTGCCGGGTGAGCGCGACCCGCAGCGGCTCTGGCAGTTCGAAGGAGGCTCCCGGGGCCAGATCCTGGTCGAAGGTGCAGGTCGCGTACGACATCGGGGCGTACTCGTCCCCGCTCGACGTCGTATAGACGCAGGCGTCGTACCGGTTGAGGTACCGCACCCCGTACGAGGCCATCACCCTGATGGTGAAGCCGTGCGCGGTCTCGTTGCCGTGGTTGGTGAGCGAGAACGGGAGCGTCTGCCTGCTGCCCGGCCGGGCGTGCTCGATGTCGCCGCCGGCCGTGAGCCCGAGGTCGGGTCCCGACGCGACCGTGACCGTGGTGTCGAAGCTGTCTCGGGGGGCAATGAGCGTACCGTCCGGGCCGCCGGTGGCCGTCGCCTCGAAGGTTATGCGGCCCCGCGCCCCGACGGCCGCCCCGTCGGCCGCGCGGACCTTGAGATGCACCTCGCCGCCGGTGGTCCCGGTCACCGGCACCTCGGGCACGTCGCATACCGCGATCGCGCCGCTCGGCGTGCAGTTGTCCGGCCAGGTGATCTCGGCGACCCCGGAGATGCCGGAGGCGTCCACGGTGAGCCGGCCGTCGGTCACCGTGAAGTGGTCGTTGTCGTGGTTGAGCCTGACATCGAGCGTACGGGTCAGCGGTGTCCCGCCATCGATGCCGAGCGGCAGGGTCGGCTCGTACGGGGCAGTGATCCAGAGTTGGTCGGTCTCCGGCTCGGTCTCAGCGAACGCGGGAGCGGTGGTGAGCCCCAGGGTGACGAGTCCGGCGGCGAGCGTCGTACAGGCTCCGAGCCGAAGTGCGCGGCGGACGGAGTCAGCTCTCATGACATCTCCAGGTGAGAGGCGGTCGGGTCACGCGGCCGGCGTGGTCGTCGGTCAGCGGCCCACGCCGGGCCACATCTCCTTGACGATCAAGGGGGGTTGGGGGTTGTACGACGATGCTGACCGGTGGGCGCGCAGGACGGTCAGCCGGGTGACGGGTAGAGCGGTGATCCAGGCGGTGGCGGCTTCCCATGCGGGCTGACGGCCGGCGGGAAAGCGTCCCGGGAGCAGGGGCGGGGGCAGCAGCGTTGGCGGGGTGACGCCACCAGCGAACTCAGGGCTCGACAGAGGCAGCGTCGAGGTCCAGTTCAAGCAGGCGGCTCGTCCACGCGCCGCGGCACACCAACGACCACCGAACCTGAACCTTGCGCAGCGCAGATGACACGACCTGATCACCAACCAGCTGACTGACAAACCCGCAGGCCAGACCCTCGCTCCAGCACAGCGCCCATAATCACTGCGGCTACTTGCACACTGGGATCCCCTACCCACAGACGCACCACGAACTGATCAGCGCAGGCCAGACCACCAACTACTGATCAAAAAAGACCGCTCCTGGACATCCGCGCCCCGTCGCTGATGCTCGGGCTGTCGGAGGAGGCGCTGCGGGGCCGGCGCCTCGCTCTCCTGCAGACGGCGCTCCTGGAGCACGCGGCCGCACACAACCTCCATACGGTCATGACGTTCCACCAGCGGGTAGAGGAGGCCGAGGAGGCCCGCGCGTTCGCGGAGAAGCTACCGGAGACGGCCGCGGAGCTGTACGTCACCGAGGCGTCCGACGACGACCTGGCGAAGGCTGACCGGCTGCCGAAGTCGTCGATCGACGCGGAGCTGTACGAGCGGGAGGCCGGCCACCACGTCCCACCGGACCGGGTGTGGTCGGCGTGGCTGTGCGGCGACCACCTCGTGTCCGAGCGGCGCGAGGCGCTGCAGCAGTTCGCCAACGGCATCGACGCGGCCGGGCGCCGGGTCCACCGCGCGTTCCTCGCCTCCGTGCGGCTCCTCGGGGAGGGCGTCGACATCACTGGCGAGCGTGGGGTGGAGGCGATCTGCTTCGCGGACACCCGCGGCTCGCAGGTGGAGATCGTGCAGAACATCGGCCGGGCGCTGCTGCTGAACCGCGACGGCAGCACGAAGATCGCGCGCATCATCGTGCCGGTGTTCCTGGAGGCCGGGGAAGACCCGACGGACATGGTCGCCTCCGCGAGCTTCAAGCCGCTTGTGGCCGTGCTCCAGGGCCTGCGGCTCCCACGATGAGCGCCTGGTCGAGCAGCTCGCGTCCCGCGCCCTGTCCCGGGGCAAGCACGAGCGTAAAGTGCACGTCCAGCGTGACGAGGACGGCCGGATCGTCGGGACCGGCGGCGAGGACGGCGGCGAGGACCAGGAGCAGGACGGCACCGACGCCGCTGCCGAGTCGGCCCTGCTCCACTTCTCCAGCCCGCGCGACGCGGCGACCATCGCGGCGTTCCTGCGCACCCGGGTCTACCCCCGAGAGCCTGGTGTGGCTGGAGGGCTACCAGGCCCTGCTCCGCTGGCGGGCGGAGAACGAGATCACCGGCCTCTACGCGGTCCCGTACGACACGGAAACCGAGGTCGGCGTCACGAAGGACTTCCCGCTGGGCAGGTGGGTGCACCAGCAGCGGAAGGCGCTGCGGGCCGGGGAGCTGGAGGAGCGGCGCAAGACCCTGCTGGACGCACCGGAGGCCGGGATGGTGTGGGAGCCAGGCGAGGAGGCGTGGGAGAACAAGCTCGCCGCGCTCCGGCGTCTTCCCGGCTCCGCGCGAGTGGCGTCGCCAGCGAGTGACAACACCGTGGTTGGCTTCCTCCTGGACGAGGCCGGGCCACGCTGGCGGTCGTCTGGGATATGAGGGATGGCGGTTTCACAGCCGCAGCGCGAGGAGCTGATAGGCGGCCGAATCCCGGGAGTTGTGACCCGGGAGAAGTGGCAGCGTGTCCCGAAGCCCCATAGTGCGTCACGCTCACCCGGTCGTTCAGCAGACGGCTGAGACAAAGACAAGCAGGTGGTGGGCCCCGGTGCCGCGCGCGAACGGCCAGCTAGCCGGTCAGCGCGCAGGAGCCGCGAAGCCCACGTGGCGGCCTTCGGCTACGAGTACGAAGCGGGCCCGGTCCTCTGATCCGTCGGAGGACCGGGCCCGTGCCATGTGCCGCCCCTCCCAGGTGGTCTTCCATCTGGGAGGGACTCTCCCGCCTCGCCCATCGGTGAGGACTCAGCCGCAGAAGGACCGCATCGCGACTGCCGGTCTTCTTCTTCCCCAGGCGATACCGTGGCGACGGTGGCATAGGCGAGGCGCCCCCGGCCGACGCGCAACCGGCTGAGCACTCCCGATCCCCGGCCGCGGCCGCGCCGCCCATCCCGCCCAGCCTTTCCCTCCTCACGCCAGCCAAGGAACATGGGTAAAAGCGGCCGCAACGGGGATGTCAGCGGCCCGACACCACACCGAAACCGCATGGTGACCTGCACGGACACGGGAGCGGCCTGCCGGGCTGCGCAGTAGAAGGCGCGACCCCTGCTGCAACAGAAGGCGCAACGGAACACGCAGCCCCTGTCGCACTCCGGCTCCTGACGGGATGCGGTGCCCCAGGCGGGCTTCATGCCGCCCGCGCTGCCCCCTCGGGTGCGGGCCAGCGGCCGCAGCTCGGCACGCGCCGCCGGCGCAGCCGCGGGGCTGTGCACGGTGCGAGCGGGAGCGTGGTCGGCCCGACCACGACGGCTCGGTCGGCGCTCGCAGGCGTCCGGGCGGGCGGGCAGGTCGGTGGTGGCGAGGCCTGTATGGACCGTGTCACAGCCTCGGTGAATCATGTCCGCGGCGGCCAACTGCCGCGTGATACTCCCGAAATCATCCGATGTGACATGGGAATCAGGAGCAGAGTTGGTAGACACTCCACGCGCCACCCTCTTATCCAACGCTGAGATCCGGAAGCTGCAGATCGGCGTCCGGCAGGACGAGCGTGATCTTGAGTGGAAGAAGAGGCGTACACGGCGCTTCCGAACAGCGCTGATCCTGACAGTCTTGATCGTGCCGGGCCTCGTAGCGTGGTCGACAGCTTATTCCGATCACCACAGGTGGCTCGTCTCTGGCAACGCTGTCTTGGGTTCGGTACTTGCGGTCTCGGCGCTGTACCTGTTCATCACGTCTGTCGATCATTTATGGAAGACGGACAAGCTGGACTGGTTTTGGACGCACAGCGGGGCGATCCCAGATCGGTACAAATGCAGCGTGGCAGAGTTGCAAGATCGGCTAGAGACCGACCGGGCTTCTCTGCGGCGGGCGAGTGCGCTGGCGCCGGTCGCGCTGCACGAGCGCAGGGGGCTGTACCGGGAGGAAGTAGCCGAGGTCATCGAGCATTATCAGGTGGAGAGCCGTAAGTACCGACGGGTCCATAACAGTCTCCAGTCCTTGGTCATGGTGGGTTCGACAACGATCACCACCGTTGCGGCGCTGGATGCGAAGCAGTGGACCTGGCAGACGATCTCAGTGATCGTCCTCGGGTTCTGTGTGACTCTCGCAAGTACGTTCACCGGGTACTACAAGTACCGCGAGCGCAGCTACTTTCTGCAGCAGACTGCGGACGCCATCGAGGAGGAGAGCAACGCGCTCTCGTTGGGGGTCGGCGAGTACAGCCTGTTCAGCTCGGACCAGGAGGATCAGGCCCTGGCCAAGTTCACCCAGAGAGTCGAGGTACTGCGTAACGAGCAGCGGCGACGTCAGCAGCAGCTCGACCAGCCGGCCGAGCACGCGGCTGCGCAGAATCCTTCTGGCATCTGACCAATTCCAGGAAGGCTGACGTCTGCCGCTCCCCGGCGTCACCGTGGGGTCCTTGTACCGGCAGCAGCACAACGGCACACGGGGTAAGCCGTCACATCACCGGCGGCGACGCCTGGGCGGGCATCTTCCTCTCGTGCGCGAGGCTTGGCCAAGGTTGAGCCTCCAGGTGCCCGTGCCGCGCTGGGACGCCGCGCTAGGACGGCTCTCCCCCGCCCGCCGCGTCCCAACCGTCCAGGAAGGCGGTGAGGGCGCGGCGTTGCTCTTGTTCACGGGCGACCTGCCGGGCGGTCGACGTACGGGGCGACGGCGGCGAGGAGCAGTCGCTGGAGTTCGGCCGGCTCCAGCGCCTCCACCTCCCATTGCACGGGGTGGCGCAGGTCGAAACCGTAGCGGTCGGCAAAGGCCGGCCACCGAGGATCGCCGCGCTTGCCCTTGGTCGCGGGCAGCTCGTAGGCGCGCGCCTGGTCGTAGGTCAGCAGTACTGGTGAAGAGGCAGTGTTCCGACCCTGCGCTATTCCTCTCCTTCTTGCACCCGGCAGCGGCCCTGGTCTCGGATCTTCGGGGTGGAGTGCCAGGGTTTGCCTGGCGGCGGCATCCCCGTGGCGGGCTGCTGGGGGGATGGACGAGACGCTGTTGAAGCGGCTGGACGAGGCGTTGCAGACCCAACTCTGCTGCGTATTTCGCTGGGGCGTGCGGGGTGAGCGTGTCGGGGGCCAGCAGCTGCGAGGTGACGTTGGGGTGTCAGGTCTCCTGGCGCTCGCTCAGAACAGTGTTAGGCCCTCGCCGCTGGTGTCCGCGATGACTGGCCGGAACTGGGCAGGGAGGCCGTCCAAGCGGTCAGGACCGGCTGCGGCGGCCACGGCAGGGGCCGTCTCGGCCAACCAGACGCGAAACCGCTCGGCGGCTTCGCGGTAGGGGACTCGCGCCAGGACACGGTGCTCGCCGGAGGGGCAGAAGTCGACGGCGACCGTGAGCAGGCAGGAACGGGGCGCGTTCTGACTGCCTGTCCAGGACACGCGCAGGACACCGCAGGGCTTGCGCCCGCGGGGGGCGCGGTGGGTCGGGCGCAGCGATCGGCAGGCTATGTGGGCGGTCCATGCGGCGAGGTGCGGCACGGGCAGGGTGGTGCGTGCGCGGCAGCCGGGGCAGCGGTGCCAGTGGCGGAGCCAGTCGTCGGTGTCGGTGTGGAAGAGACGTGTGTAGCGGTTCGCC
This region includes:
- a CDS encoding DUF4231 domain-containing protein, with the translated sequence MVDTPRATLLSNAEIRKLQIGVRQDERDLEWKKRRTRRFRTALILTVLIVPGLVAWSTAYSDHHRWLVSGNAVLGSVLAVSALYLFITSVDHLWKTDKLDWFWTHSGAIPDRYKCSVAELQDRLETDRASLRRASALAPVALHERRGLYREEVAEVIEHYQVESRKYRRVHNSLQSLVMVGSTTITTVAALDAKQWTWQTISVIVLGFCVTLASTFTGYYKYRERSYFLQQTADAIEEESNALSLGVGEYSLFSSDQEDQALAKFTQRVEVLRNEQRRRQQQLDQPAEHAAAQNPSGI